The Marivirga salinae DNA window CATGCTATTAGCTATTTTAGTTGCTATTTCCAGAGTTTATTTATTTCAGCATTTCATGGTAGATACTGTAGTTGGAGCCACTATCGGGCTTTTAGTCTCAGGAATTATTTGGTGGTATTTATCTTTTAAAAACCCATACCTTCTTTACAATATCAATCCTTTACATAAAGGTTTAATTTTCAATAGATGATTATAAATGGAATAGAAATAGCTCCAGGAGAGGAAAAAGTGGTCGATGTTAACATTGCCCGATTGCCTTCTCACACTACAATTGATGTATCCATTACTATTGCCAGATCCACTGAACCTGGGCCAGTTTTATTATTAATGGGAGGTTTACATGGTGATGAAATTAATGGTTCTGAGATAGTAAGAAGAATGATTGAGAAAAATGATCATATTCCTAAAATTGGAACAGTGATTTGTATTCCTATCATCAATGTTTATGGTTTTATATATTTTTCACGTTATGTACCTGATGGGAAAGATGTAAATAGATCCTTCCCAGGTAATAGAAATGGCTCTTTGGCTTCTCGAATGGCTAATTTTCTTACCAAAGAAATATTACCAATAATCGACTATGGAATTGATTTTCATACCGGTGGGGCTGATAGAACTAATTATCCTCAGGTTAGGTGTATGATGAAGGATCCGAAAAACGTGGAGCTAGCAGAAGCTTTTCATGCGCCTTTCACTTTAGATTCAAAATTTCGTCCAAACTCATTGCGTCAAACAGCAAACAAATTCGGTAAAAATATATTAGTTTATGAAGGTGGCGAGTCTTCTCGTTTTGATGAGTTTGCCATTCGAGAAGGTATAAAAGGCGCTAGAAGATTGATGCAACACTTGGAGATGCGTGAATTTGCAGAAAAAGCAGATTATGAAAACCTTGTTATTAAAAATTCTTCATGGGTGAGGGCTAGAAGATCTGGTGTTTTTCTTTCGGCAGTAAAAAGCGGAGAAAAAATCAAGAAAAATCAGTTGTTGGGACACATTAATGACCCATTTGGAGGATTTAAAAATAAAGTCACTTCTACGGTAAATGGATATGTTATTGGATTAAATCACAATCCAATAATTCATGAAGGCGATGCTTTAATGCATTTAGGAGTAATTAAATAATATGTACAGAAAATTAATCAAACCTTTTTTTG harbors:
- a CDS encoding succinylglutamate desuccinylase/aspartoacylase family protein, producing the protein MIINGIEIAPGEEKVVDVNIARLPSHTTIDVSITIARSTEPGPVLLLMGGLHGDEINGSEIVRRMIEKNDHIPKIGTVICIPIINVYGFIYFSRYVPDGKDVNRSFPGNRNGSLASRMANFLTKEILPIIDYGIDFHTGGADRTNYPQVRCMMKDPKNVELAEAFHAPFTLDSKFRPNSLRQTANKFGKNILVYEGGESSRFDEFAIREGIKGARRLMQHLEMREFAEKADYENLVIKNSSWVRARRSGVFLSAVKSGEKIKKNQLLGHINDPFGGFKNKVTSTVNGYVIGLNHNPIIHEGDALMHLGVIK